The genomic DNA GCGGATCGCAACTGACGTCTACTCAGCGAATTTCCGCGTGGTTGAACTTCTGGCTGTGGCAGCCTTCTGGTATCTGGTGCTGACGGCGTTCGCGACCGGCATCCAGACCACCCTCGAAAAACTCTTCCCACAGAGGTAATGCCATGTATCAAAACCCTGGTGCGTCGGCGGTAATTGCAGCAAACGTCTCGAAGTCCTTCGGGGTGGTGCCGGTACTCAACAATGTTTCCTTCAGCGTCAAGACCGGTGAGGTCATTGCGCTCCTTGGGCCGTCCGGCGCTGGCAAATCAACGCTGCTGCGCTGCATCAATCATCTAGAGAAAATCAACAGTGGCAGGATTTTCGTCAACGGTGAGCTGATCGGCTACGAGGAGCGTGCCGGCGTTCTTTATGAGTTGCCCGATGCGCGGATCAGCGCACAGCGTACCGCAGTCGGCATGGTCTTCCAGAGCTTCAACCTGTTCAAGCATATGACGGTCTTACAGAACGTGATGTCAGGACCTATTCACGTGCTGAAGCGGCCGAAGCAGGAAGCGGAGGCATTGGCGTTTACCCTGCTGGAAAAGGTCGGGTTGCCCGACAAGGCGAATGCCTATCCGTCCCAATTGTCAGGCGGTCAGCAGCAGCGGATTGCAATTGCCCGCGCCTTGGCCATGAAGCCCCGGGTGATGCTGTTGGACGAACCGACCAGCGCTCTTGATCCGGAACTTTCACAGGAGGTCATCGCCACGATTAGGAATCTTGCTGAGCAAGGCCAAACCATGCTGATCGCAACGCATGAGATGGAAATCGCCCGCGAGTTTTCAGATCGGATCATCTTCATGGTCAAAGGCGAGATCGTCGAGGATGTCCCAGCTAAAACCTTCTTCACCTCGCCGCAACATGAGCGCAGCCGCCAGTTTGTTGCCCGTCATGCAA from Microvirga sp. TS319 includes the following:
- a CDS encoding amino acid ABC transporter ATP-binding protein, whose protein sequence is MYQNPGASAVIAANVSKSFGVVPVLNNVSFSVKTGEVIALLGPSGAGKSTLLRCINHLEKINSGRIFVNGELIGYEERAGVLYELPDARISAQRTAVGMVFQSFNLFKHMTVLQNVMSGPIHVLKRPKQEAEALAFTLLEKVGLPDKANAYPSQLSGGQQQRIAIARALAMKPRVMLLDEPTSALDPELSQEVIATIRNLAEQGQTMLIATHEMEIAREFSDRIIFMVKGEIVEDVPAKTFFTSPQHERSRQFVARHAS